A genome region from Capsicum annuum cultivar UCD-10X-F1 unplaced genomic scaffold, UCD10Xv1.1 ctg72198, whole genome shotgun sequence includes the following:
- the LOC107872347 gene encoding gibberellin 2-beta-dioxygenase 6: protein MMLESWNPPLLHDLSKLLSGGDDDRSAEKALMEALELPLIDLNGLKSEDEREKTRCEDAIAKASSEWGFFQVVNHGVSLELLGKMRREQMKLFKAPFEIKATCGLLNNSYRWGNSTATCPKQFSWSEAFHIPLTKISEATCYGEFTTLREVMMEYATSMQDLAKSLAGVLVRKLGHKDSEIRENCNESTCFLRLNHYPACEISQEIFGLVPHTDSDFLTILDQDEVGGLQLMKDFKWVAVKPNHNALIVNIGDLFQAWSNDVYKSVEHKVMANGKKERFSIAYFLCPSYDSLIGSCKEPSVYKKFTFGEYRYQIQQDVKLIGHKVGLSRFLL from the exons ATGATGTTAGAGTCTTGGAATCCTCCTCTCCTACATGACTTGTCAAAGCTTTTGAGTGGCGGAGATGATGATAGGAGCGCTGAAAAAGCACTAATGGAAGCGTTGGAACTTCCTCTGATAGACTTAAATGGTCTGAAAAGTGAAGATGAGAGAGAAAAGACCAGATGCGAAGACGCGATAGCCAAGGCTTCTTCAGAGTGGGGGTTTTTCCAAGTTGTGAATCATGGTGTGAGCCTTGAATTACTTGGAAAAATGAGGAGAGAACAAATGAAATTGTTTAAAGCACCATTTGAGATAAAAGCTACTTGTGgattattaaataattcatataGATGGGGAAATTCAACAGCTACTTGTCCTAAACAATTTTCTTGGTCAGAAGCTTTTCATATACCGTTGACAAAAATTTCAGAAGCTACTTGTTATGGAGAGTTCACAACTTTAAG GGAAGTGATGATGGAATATGCAACTTCAATGCAAGACCTAGCCAAATCACTTGCTGGAGTTCTTGTGAGAAAATTAGGTCACAAAGATAGTGAAATAAGAGAAAACTGCAATGAGAGTACATGTTTTCTTAGACTAAATCACTATCCAGCATGTGAAATATCACAAGAAATATTTGGATTAGTGCCACATACAGATAGTGATTTCTTAACAATACTTGATCAAGATGAAGTTGGTGGACTTCAATTAATGAAAGACTTCAAATGGGTTGCTGTTAAGCCTAATCATAATGCACTTATTGTCAACATTGGAGATCTTTTTCAG GCTTGGAGTAATGATGTTTATAAAAGTGTGGAACACAAAGTGATGGCTAATGGAAAGAAAGAAAGGTTCTCAatagcttattttctttgtccTTCTTATGATTCTTTAATTGGAAGCTGCAAAGAACCCTCTGTCTATAAGAAATTCACTTTTGGAGAATATAGATATCAGATTCAACAAGATGTCAAATTGATTGGCCACAAAGTAGGTCTTTCAAGATTTCTTCTATAG